One Candidatus Synechococcus calcipolaris G9 genomic window carries:
- the rpsJ gene encoding 30S ribosomal protein S10, whose amino-acid sequence MAILQQQKIRIRLKAFDHRLLDTSCDRIVDTAKRTGASPVGPIPMPTRRKIYCVLRSPHVDKDSREHFETRTHRRIIDIYQPSPKTIDALMKLDLPSGVDIEVKL is encoded by the coding sequence ATGGCTATCCTGCAACAGCAGAAAATTCGCATCCGCTTAAAAGCTTTTGACCACAGATTACTCGACACATCCTGCGATCGCATTGTAGATACGGCTAAACGTACAGGGGCCTCCCCTGTGGGCCCGATCCCCATGCCGACACGACGTAAAATTTATTGTGTGCTGCGATCGCCCCACGTAGATAAGGACTCGCGGGAGCATTTTGAAACCCGCACCCATCGCCGCATTATTGATATTTATCAACCCTCTCCTAAAACCATTGATGCCCTGATGAAACTGGATTTACCCTCCGGTGTTGATATTGAAGTGAAGCTCTAG